In Runella sp. SP2, the genomic window AGGCATCCCCTTCGTTTTTGTCAATAAGTGCTTTAGAAGAAGCTACAAGTACTTGAAAACCTGTTTGTGTAACGGCTGAAGTGGGTACTTGCCAGCCAAATTCAGGTTGTGCATCTTTGATACCTACTTGGGCAGGCTCACGGATATATTCTACGGTCAAGCCCGTTGGCAACGCACTTACTTGCTGAACACGCGACTTGTTGGCAGGGTTGTTTTGGGCAAAAACGGCCGTTGTTCCCAGCAGTAAATACAATAAAAGGGGTAGTTTTTTCATAAAATCACGCATAAATGAGCAAATTATTGCCAACATAAAAAGGCAAAAAGTGGGTTTTATACCCGTGTACACCATGTCCGTGCGACGCGGTTTCTCGTGTGAAGAGGTTTCTCAAAACCGCCCTACTCGTGCGAGGTGGTTTCTCAAAACCACCCTACCCGTGCAAGTGGTTTCTCAAAACCACCACACATATTTCGACGAATTCAGCAGGTTTTGAGAAACCTGCTACACAAAAGAGAAACCTGCCACACATTTAGGTATTTTTTCTTAGCTTAGCAGCCTTAAACCTATGATGATTTACTTTTATGGCAAAAAAACTTCCTGCGGTGTACGCACATCCGTACGCTTTCGACGCTCGTTTTAAAAAATCTGCGGTCTATTTTTCAATGGAATTTGCCATTGACCAAGCCCTAAAAACGTATTCGGGTGGCTTGGGCTTTTTGGCGGGTTCTCACATGAAAAGTGCCCACGATTTAAAACAAAATCTTATTGGAGTCGGAATGTTGTGGAAATTTGGGTATTACGACCAAATGCGCAATTCTGACAATAGCATGATGCCTCAGTTTCGGGAAAAAATGTACAGTTTTCTGAAAGATACAGGCATCCGCTTCCAAATTACGATTGCCAATAAGCCCGTGTGGGTAGCGGCCTACTTTCTCGACCCAACAACTTTTGGGACGGTTCCGATGTTTTTCTTGACTACCGATACCGACGGCAACGACACTTGGGCGCGTCAAATTTCGTATCGGTTGTACGACTCCGACCCAGCCATCAAAGTAATGCAGTGCATGGTATTGGGAATTGGAGGGGCAAAGTTCTTGGATGAACTTGGCTACGACCCCGACATTTACCACCTGAACGAAGCCCACGCGGTATCGTCGGTTTTTTATATGTACCAAAAGTTGCGCAAAAAAGAAGCCGTTCAAAAGAAGTTTGTGTTCACTACGCACACGCCCGAGGAAGCAGGTAATGAAAAACATGACATTCACTTTTTGAACGACCTTAGCTTTTTTGCAGGTCTTAAATTGGACGAAGTTCGCAAGATTACGGGTATTACCGACAATGTATTTAATCACTCTTTGGCCGCACTTCGGCTGAGCCACCAAGCCAATGCCGTATCAAAACTTCACGGGAAAGTGTCGCGGCAGATGTGGGGATGGGCCAAAGATATTTGTGACATTACCCACGTAACCAACTCCCAACACAAAGCCTCTTGGGCGGATGCTGACTTGGAAAAAGCCCGTGAAAAAGGTGATTTAAAAGCCCTCGAAAAGCGTAAAAAAGCGCTAAAAGCTCAACTCTTTAAAACTGTCGCCGACCAAGCGGGGAAACTTTTTGACCCGAATGTGCTTACTATCGTTTGGGCGAGACGCTTTGCAGGGTATAAACGTCCCGATTTACTCACCCGCGACCAAGAACGCTTTGACCGAATTATGCGTAATAAAGACCTCCCGATTCAGTTTATCTGGGCAGGGAAGCCTTACCCTAAAGACGAAGGCGCTATTCAGACGTTTAACCATTTGTATTACCTCAGTCACCTCTACCCCAACATGGCGGTGCTGACGGGCTACGAATTGGCCTTGTCGAAGCAACTCAAGGAAGGCTCAGACGTGTGGCTCAATACGCCCGTGGTGACGCGCGAAGCTTCGGGTACGAGCGGAATGACAGCAGCGATGAACGCCAGTCTCAACTTTTCAACCTACGACGGCTGGGTGTGTGAATTTTCTCGCCACGGCGAAAATTCATTTATCGTTCCCGTGGCATCTGACCATAACCGCGATGGAGAAGATATTTCTAACATGCTTGATATGCTCGAAAACGAGATTTTGCCGCTTTATTACCAACGCCCCAAAGATTGGTACAAAACCGTCCTGACAAGCATGAATGAAGTAGGCGACTTCTTTAACTCTGACCGCATGGCAGCGGAGTATTACGAGAAGGTTTATAAATAATTGGGAATTACGAGTTTAGAATTACGAATTTTCTGGCTCTCTAAACAACAAACGGGCTGTTTCTTGCGAAACAGCCCGTTGTCATTGGTGCAAACTGCTATTAATCTACTTTTACTACTTTCAGGGTTGCTTGTTTCGCTGGGGTTGTGACTTGCAAGAAGTACATTCCGCTGGCAAGATTTCCAACTTCAAACTCTTCGTGGTGGGTGTTGGTTTCGGGCGTAAATTGTCGGTGCAAAATTTTCCGACCCGATGCGTCCGTTAAGAAAGTTTGTACTATTTGCCCCTTGCTATCTTGTACTTTCAAGCGGAGGAGATTGGTGACGGGGTTGGGGAGAATTGTGGCGAAAGACCCGTTATCGGTTATCTGTTTTCCGTCATCCGACCCTTGCCCTTTGCCATTTGCCTCTTGCCCTTCGCCCATTGCCATTTCCCGCGCTGCGCCTACTCCAACTCCGTCTTTTGACTGGATACGGAACCAATATTCTTGGTACACCAACACGTTTCCTTGAGGTTTACGGGTGGCAGGATAGACACTTCCCCAGCCTTTTTGATCCCAATAGCGAACGCTCAGTTTGTACAATCCTTTGGGTAAGCCCGCGTCATAAACATTCGTTCCCGCACCATTGTCTTCGTAAAAACCATACGCAGGGTGGTTTTGTGCGTACAATTCCGTAAAACCATCGCGGTTGCCGTACATAAAGTAAGGGGCATTGTTTTCGTGGGTATTGTACGAACGTACCACGCCCGTCTCTGGGGTAGCTCTCATATCAAATGTCAATGAACCATTTGTACCGAGGGCACAAGCATCGGCATGAATAGTCCAGTACCGTGGTGCCATTTTGTTCACATTTTCTGCAAAATACAAGGTTGGGTTTTGCTGGGTACTTTCCTCCAAAGATGGCCCGCCATCTGACGTAATAAATTGGCTTTCCCACTCACTACGGCTATTTGAAGTTTTAACTGCCGATTTACTTTGACCAATGTTGATAAAAGTCAAGTCAAACGCTTTCCATCTCACCGTTTTAGCAGCACTTTCGCCACTTTCGCAGCCTCCTGCAAATACGCATTTTGCTTTAAAGGTCTGTTGGGTTACGTTATTGAAAGCTACTTGGAAACTGTTTTCATTAACACCCGTATTCCAAAAGGCTTTACTACCCGCAGGGCAGTTGGCCGAAACAGTCACGGTTGTTCCTGTACAAACAGTTGCTTGTGAAACCTTAATTGTTGGCGTCGCAACTTGTGATACAACGGTAAAGGTAATCACCTCACTCTTATCGCTTAACTTATCGTCGGCCGACTTACAACGAGCGTAGTAAGAAGTAGTCGCTGTAGGCGTTTTGGCGGGCAAATTAGGCAATGCCTCGTTGGTAGTGGCATTGTACCACACCACTGCAGAACTTCCACAATTGGCAGTACCTGAAAAATCAACAGGAGTACCGCAATTGCCCATCGGCGAAAGGCTTACTATTGGGGCTGGTGCCGTATTACGGTAAAAATAAACGTTGTCAATCCATACGGTTTTACCTCCACCTTCACCCACAAATATTACCTGAGCAACGTGGGCTTTTGAAGTCATACCAGCGAAGTTGCTCAAAGGCACGTCAATGGAGAACCATGAGTTTAAAGTCGGATTAAAGGATAGCTCGTGCTCGGTATCATCCCCGCCACCATATATTCCATTGGTGCCAAAATCCACCAGTTTTACCTTAAATGTGCTCGCATTGGCCGTCCATACATCCACATGGAAACGCTCCATCGTTGTGGCATTCACCACGGGGCCTGGGCTATGAAACTCTACCCCTGCAAAAGTCAGGTTGCTGTATTTCTTGGTCGCATCTCCCGCAATCATCACATCTGCCACATCTGCCATATCCCACGGAGCTGACCACGTATCCACGGCGACATTGGTGTAAGCGTTGCTGAACAGCGAAATCACGTTCGACGACGGTTGGGTTGGCGTCGGAGCAGCCACCATTGGTTCTACTGGAGGTAATTTGTAAAAATAGACGTTGTCAATCCATGCCGTTTTACCATCCGCAACAAAAAGTAATTGGGCTACGTGCGAACGAGAAGTCATACCCGTGAAACTACTCAATGGTACATCAATCGAATACCAAGCGCCAAGTGTGGGCGTAAACGCCAATTCATGCTCGGTATCATCGCCGCCACCATACATACCATTGGCACCAAAATCCACCAGTTTCACCTTGAATGTTCTTGCTGTAGCCGTCCACACATCGGCATGAAAACGCTCCATCGTAGTAGCATTCACCACGGGGCCTGGGGTATGAAACTCCACCCCTGCAAAGGTCAAGTTGCTGTATTTCTTGGTCGCATCGCCCGCGACCATCACATCCGACACATCTGCCATGTCCCACGAAGCCGACCAAGTATCCACGGCAACGTTGGTATAAGCATTACTAAATAACGAAATTACGTTCGATGATGGCTGTGTAGGCGCAGGGGCGGCTTCTGTAGGCTCGCTTGCAATGGGCGTAGTTTTGTAAAAATAGATGTTGTCCACCCATACGGTTTTACTACCACCCTCACCCACTAAAATCAATTGAGCTACGTGGGCTTTTGAAGTCATGCTCGTGAAGTTGCTTAAAGGTACGTCAATTGAAAACCACGAGTTTAAGGTCGGATTAAATGATAACTCGTGTTCGGTATCATCCCCACCCCCATACACACCATTGGCACCAAAATCCACCAATTTCAGCTTGACTGTACTTGCATTGGCCGTCCACACATCTGCGTGAAAACGCTCCATCGTGGTGGCATTCACTACGGGACCTGGGGTATGGAATTCCACGCCAGCAAAGGTCAAGTTGCTGTATTTTTTCGTCGCATTTCCTACCACCATTACATCCTCTACATCTGCCATATCCCACGGAGCCGACCATGTATCTACGGCGACATTGGTGTAAGCGTTACTGAACAACGAAATCACGTTCGACGACGGTTGCGTCGGTGTTGGAGCGGCGACCATTGGTTCACTTGGTGCTTCACTTGTTCGGTAAAAATAAATATTATCTAGCCAAACCGTTTTACCTCCGCCGCCCACCAAAATTAATTGGGCAAGATGTGAACGTGAGGTCATGTTAACAAAATCAGTTAAAGGGACGTCAATTGACAACCATTCTCCTAAAGTTGGGGTAAACGATAACTCATGCTCAGTGTCATCTCCTCCTCCAAACGTCCCATTTGCGCCAAAATCCACCAACTTAACTTTGACAGTACTCGCATTTGAAGTCCAAACATCCATGTGAAAACGCTCCATGATACTAGCATCGACCACGGGACCTGGGGTATGAAATTCGACACCTGCATAATTTAGATTTGAATATTTTTTGGTCGAATTTCCCGCTACCATTACATCTTCGATGTCTGCTTGATCCCATGAGGCCGACCAAGTATCTACGGGCGAATTGGTATAGACATTACTAAACAACGACCTCACATTAGCAGCAGGATGAGTTGGGGTCGGTGCTGCTACAGTAGGCTCAGTGGGAGGTAATTTATAGAAATAAACGTTGTCAACCCATACCGATTTATTCCCTCCATCACCCACAATGACTAACTGTGCCAAGTGAGCTCGTGAAGCCAAGCCAGTGAAATTACTAAGAGGCACATCAATCGAATACCAGTTCCCCAATGTAGGCGAAAAAGTCAATTCATGTTCGGTATCATCACCCCCACCATAAGCGCCATTGGCCCCAAAATCGACCAGTTTAAGCTTAAAAGTACTGGCGTCTGGCGTCCAAATATCGGCATGAAAGCGCTCCATCGAACTGGCATCAATGACTGGTCCAGGTGTGTGAAACTCCACGCCAGCGTAGGTAAGATTGGTATATTTTTTTGTTGCATTACCCGCCACTGCTACATCTTCTACATCGGCCACATCCCAAGATGCCGACCACGTATCCACAGCGGTATTTGTGTAAACATTGCTAAACAGCGAAATCACGCGAGAAGC contains:
- the glgP gene encoding alpha-glucan family phosphorylase gives rise to the protein MAKKLPAVYAHPYAFDARFKKSAVYFSMEFAIDQALKTYSGGLGFLAGSHMKSAHDLKQNLIGVGMLWKFGYYDQMRNSDNSMMPQFREKMYSFLKDTGIRFQITIANKPVWVAAYFLDPTTFGTVPMFFLTTDTDGNDTWARQISYRLYDSDPAIKVMQCMVLGIGGAKFLDELGYDPDIYHLNEAHAVSSVFYMYQKLRKKEAVQKKFVFTTHTPEEAGNEKHDIHFLNDLSFFAGLKLDEVRKITGITDNVFNHSLAALRLSHQANAVSKLHGKVSRQMWGWAKDICDITHVTNSQHKASWADADLEKAREKGDLKALEKRKKALKAQLFKTVADQAGKLFDPNVLTIVWARRFAGYKRPDLLTRDQERFDRIMRNKDLPIQFIWAGKPYPKDEGAIQTFNHLYYLSHLYPNMAVLTGYELALSKQLKEGSDVWLNTPVVTREASGTSGMTAAMNASLNFSTYDGWVCEFSRHGENSFIVPVASDHNRDGEDISNMLDMLENEILPLYYQRPKDWYKTVLTSMNEVGDFFNSDRMAAEYYEKVYK
- a CDS encoding family 16 glycosylhydrolase, encoding MKNNVRRVLCLSAMLIGMLGCFSTGRAWSQAPPGYRLIWSDEFNGATIDPTNWGFDIGGSGWGNNELQYYTNRPENAFLTNGNLVIEARKESYEGRDYTSARLLTKGKRDFLFGRIEIRAKLPKGQGVWPALWSLGKNIDQVSWPACGEMDIMELLGHEPNKMYSTVHWAPPGGGSTNLPANYVLPSGDFTDDFHVFAMVWERDIIKFYVDEHLITTVTRANITGNYPFNDPFFLIFNIAVGGNWPGNPDETTTFPQRMYVDYVRVFQQETSLAGPTVAAPSPTEPASRVISLFSNVYTNTAVDTWSASWDVADVEDVAVAGNATKKYTNLTYAGVEFHTPGPVIDASSMERFHADIWTPDASTFKLKLVDFGANGAYGGGDDTEHELTFSPTLGNWYSIDVPLSNFTGLASRAHLAQLVIVGDGGNKSVWVDNVYFYKLPPTEPTVAAPTPTHPAANVRSLFSNVYTNSPVDTWSASWDQADIEDVMVAGNSTKKYSNLNYAGVEFHTPGPVVDASIMERFHMDVWTSNASTVKVKLVDFGANGTFGGGDDTEHELSFTPTLGEWLSIDVPLTDFVNMTSRSHLAQLILVGGGGKTVWLDNIYFYRTSEAPSEPMVAAPTPTQPSSNVISLFSNAYTNVAVDTWSAPWDMADVEDVMVVGNATKKYSNLTFAGVEFHTPGPVVNATTMERFHADVWTANASTVKLKLVDFGANGVYGGGDDTEHELSFNPTLNSWFSIDVPLSNFTSMTSKAHVAQLILVGEGGSKTVWVDNIYFYKTTPIASEPTEAAPAPTQPSSNVISLFSNAYTNVAVDTWSASWDMADVSDVMVAGDATKKYSNLTFAGVEFHTPGPVVNATTMERFHADVWTATARTFKVKLVDFGANGMYGGGDDTEHELAFTPTLGAWYSIDVPLSSFTGMTSRSHVAQLLFVADGKTAWIDNVYFYKLPPVEPMVAAPTPTQPSSNVISLFSNAYTNVAVDTWSAPWDMADVADVMIAGDATKKYSNLTFAGVEFHSPGPVVNATTMERFHVDVWTANASTFKVKLVDFGTNGIYGGGDDTEHELSFNPTLNSWFSIDVPLSNFAGMTSKAHVAQVIFVGEGGGKTVWIDNVYFYRNTAPAPIVSLSPMGNCGTPVDFSGTANCGSSAVVWYNATTNEALPNLPAKTPTATTSYYARCKSADDKLSDKSEVITFTVVSQVATPTIKVSQATVCTGTTVTVSANCPAGSKAFWNTGVNENSFQVAFNNVTQQTFKAKCVFAGGCESGESAAKTVRWKAFDLTFINIGQSKSAVKTSNSRSEWESQFITSDGGPSLEESTQQNPTLYFAENVNKMAPRYWTIHADACALGTNGSLTFDMRATPETGVVRSYNTHENNAPYFMYGNRDGFTELYAQNHPAYGFYEDNGAGTNVYDAGLPKGLYKLSVRYWDQKGWGSVYPATRKPQGNVLVYQEYWFRIQSKDGVGVGAAREMAMGEGQEANGKGQGSDDGKQITDNGSFATILPNPVTNLLRLKVQDSKGQIVQTFLTDASGRKILHRQFTPETNTHHEEFEVGNLASGMYFLQVTTPAKQATLKVVKVD